A part of Saccharomonospora amisosensis genomic DNA contains:
- a CDS encoding arsenate reductase family protein: MEIWINPACSKCRSALTVLDAEGADYTVRHYLERPPTAQEIRDVLTRLGLEPWDITRTGEPVAAQLGLDGWPRDATQRDRWIDALATHPILIQRPIITADDGSAVLARSPESVRAALGDPETGTASTDTGRTR, translated from the coding sequence GTGGAGATCTGGATCAACCCCGCCTGTTCCAAGTGCCGATCCGCGCTCACCGTGCTGGACGCCGAGGGAGCCGACTACACGGTGCGCCACTACCTCGAGCGGCCTCCGACCGCCCAGGAGATCCGCGACGTCCTCACCCGGCTTGGTCTGGAGCCCTGGGACATCACCCGCACCGGCGAACCGGTGGCCGCGCAGTTGGGGCTGGACGGCTGGCCTCGCGATGCGACTCAGCGTGACCGCTGGATCGACGCGCTGGCCACGCACCCGATCCTGATCCAGCGACCCATCATCACCGCGGACGACGGCAGCGCGGTCCTCGCCCGCTCACCGGAGTCGGTGCGGGCCGCGCTCGGCGACCCCGAAACCGGCACGGCCAGCACAGACACCGGCCGGACCAGGTGA
- a CDS encoding aldehyde dehydrogenase family protein, with the protein MNIDELLTDNTHLIGGEWVPARGGDTIEVINPATGESLLTVPRGQATDVADAVAAAAQAHPRWRDTSPAVRADLLYRWAELVGGYERELDQLESMEVGRPHWGPSPLRRMLVYIAGQTDKVVGRSLPTHNADDLALTLREPYGVVGSIIRWDAPAPMFVNDVAPAIGAGNCVVVKPAEDAPLAALLLARLAMEAGIPAGVVNVVTGYGKEAGAALPAHPAVRRMSFTGSPRAGRSVAAACAENLTPLRLELGGKSPQVVLHDADLSRAVPAIIRSITLNSGQVCAAGSRVVVHRSREEEVVRALAEGFGKVRVGRWDENVDMGPLISARQQERVLEYLEIGQKEGATLVTGGHKISGGKFERGFFVEPTIFGDVDPGMRIAQEEIFGPVLSVIGVDDEAQALEVANGTVYGLAASVWTTDVGRAARLAKGIEAGQVAVNTSGAFGVIGAPFGGYKHSGYGRTMGPEAVLEHTQVKTVTISGAEPMTA; encoded by the coding sequence ATGAACATCGACGAGCTGCTGACCGACAACACGCACCTGATCGGCGGCGAGTGGGTTCCCGCACGCGGAGGCGACACGATCGAGGTGATCAACCCGGCGACCGGTGAGTCGCTGCTGACCGTGCCGCGCGGGCAGGCCACCGACGTGGCCGACGCCGTCGCCGCGGCCGCGCAGGCCCATCCGCGCTGGCGGGACACCAGCCCCGCCGTCCGTGCCGATCTGCTCTACCGCTGGGCGGAACTCGTCGGCGGCTACGAGCGGGAACTCGACCAGCTCGAGTCGATGGAGGTGGGGCGCCCGCACTGGGGGCCGTCACCGCTGCGGCGGATGCTGGTGTACATCGCGGGCCAGACCGACAAGGTGGTCGGCCGGTCGTTACCGACGCACAACGCCGACGACCTCGCGCTGACGCTGCGCGAACCGTACGGCGTGGTCGGCAGCATCATCCGGTGGGACGCGCCCGCGCCGATGTTCGTCAACGACGTGGCGCCCGCCATCGGTGCGGGCAACTGTGTGGTGGTCAAGCCCGCGGAGGACGCCCCGCTGGCAGCGCTGCTGCTCGCCAGGCTCGCGATGGAGGCGGGAATCCCGGCGGGCGTGGTGAACGTGGTGACCGGATACGGCAAGGAGGCGGGCGCGGCGCTGCCGGCGCATCCCGCCGTGCGCCGGATGAGCTTCACGGGGTCGCCGCGTGCGGGACGGTCGGTGGCGGCCGCCTGCGCGGAGAACCTCACGCCGTTACGCCTGGAACTGGGCGGCAAGTCGCCGCAGGTGGTGCTGCACGACGCCGACCTGAGCAGAGCCGTTCCGGCGATCATCCGCAGCATCACGCTGAACAGCGGGCAGGTCTGTGCGGCCGGGTCCAGGGTGGTCGTGCACCGCAGTCGTGAGGAGGAGGTGGTCAGGGCGCTCGCCGAGGGGTTCGGCAAGGTTCGCGTTGGCCGCTGGGACGAGAACGTGGACATGGGGCCGCTCATCAGCGCACGCCAGCAGGAGCGGGTGCTCGAGTACCTGGAGATCGGACAGAAGGAGGGCGCGACACTGGTCACCGGAGGGCACAAGATCTCCGGCGGCAAGTTCGAGCGGGGCTTCTTCGTCGAGCCCACCATCTTCGGCGACGTCGATCCGGGCATGCGCATCGCGCAGGAGGAGATCTTCGGCCCCGTGCTTTCGGTGATCGGAGTGGACGACGAGGCGCAGGCCCTCGAAGTGGCCAACGGGACGGTGTACGGACTCGCCGCGTCGGTATGGACCACCGACGTCGGAAGGGCCGCCCGGCTGGCCAAGGGGATCGAGGCCGGGCAGGTCGCGGTGAACACCTCCGGGGCCTTCGGCGTGATCGGCGCTCCCTTCGGTGGCTACAAGCACAGCGGGTACGGCCGCACCATGGGCCCCGAGGCCGTGTTGGAACACACCCAGGTGAAGACGGTGACCATCAGCGGGGCCGAACCCATGACGGCCTGA
- a CDS encoding IclR family transcriptional regulator, translating to MRPSPGSGAQEGAVTVESMHVRSRAGDEAKEQKQTACARVLAVLSAFSSSGGAPLSLTDISRRAGLTLTTTHRLVGELTEWGALERDERQYRIGIKVLELAASSTRGLELREVAMPYLMDLHAATRENVHLAVRAGLEVVYVERLHAPGGVELLSKIGGRWPLHATGTGLVLLAFADYDVQEQVLSGPLQRFTSKTICDSPTLRRALAEVKRTRVAITEGQITPGAVAIASPIHGPDGDVVSAVGVVVPTTGFAPRGNEKPPPGGWKQQTIVPAVVTTARRISRALAG from the coding sequence ATGAGGCCGTCCCCAGGCAGCGGAGCACAGGAGGGCGCGGTGACGGTCGAGTCGATGCACGTGCGATCCAGGGCCGGTGACGAGGCCAAGGAACAGAAGCAGACCGCGTGCGCGCGGGTGCTCGCCGTGCTGTCGGCCTTCTCCTCCTCGGGAGGAGCGCCGTTGTCACTCACCGACATCAGCAGGCGAGCCGGGCTGACCCTGACGACCACCCACCGGTTGGTCGGCGAGTTGACCGAGTGGGGTGCGCTGGAGCGCGACGAGCGGCAGTACCGCATCGGCATCAAGGTTCTGGAACTCGCCGCGTCGTCGACCAGGGGACTGGAGCTGCGCGAGGTCGCGATGCCGTACCTGATGGATCTGCACGCGGCCACCAGGGAGAACGTGCACCTCGCCGTGCGCGCAGGGCTCGAAGTCGTCTATGTCGAGCGGCTGCACGCGCCGGGTGGCGTGGAGTTGCTGAGCAAGATCGGCGGTCGCTGGCCGCTGCACGCCACCGGCACCGGCCTGGTGCTGCTCGCCTTCGCCGACTACGACGTGCAGGAACAGGTACTCAGCGGACCGCTGCAGCGGTTCACCAGCAAGACGATCTGCGATTCGCCCACACTTCGGCGCGCGCTCGCCGAGGTCAAACGTACCCGGGTGGCGATAACGGAAGGCCAGATCACGCCGGGCGCGGTGGCCATCGCCAGCCCCATCCACGGCCCCGACGGTGACGTGGTCTCCGCGGTCGGCGTCGTGGTACCCACGACGGGTTTCGCACCGCGCGGCAACGAGAAACCGCCGCCGGGAGGCTGGAAGCAGCAGACGATCGTGCCCGCCGTGGTGACGACGGCGCGGCGGATCTCTCGCGCGCTCGCCGGGTAA
- a CDS encoding styrene monooxygenase/indole monooxygenase family protein yields MRKILIVGAGQSGLQLALTLRQHDYDVTVMSARTPDEIRAARVMSTQCMFDDALTIERKHRINLWDDVAPAITHQGFSLAGPDGDRALNWAGEWPGPAQSVDQRVKMARWLELFEDWGGKVIIHGVTTADLNTLAGMYDLTIVAAGKGELVELFDRDDSRSVHTRPQRALSVAYLHGVGPRPELPGSVYVWMNIIPGIGENINIPGYTLSGACDILYMSGIPGGPFDAFSDRPDPYEQVRRQLELFKQYIPWEYERFKDAELTDPKGTLTGGYPPVVRKPVGELPSGNIVLGMADVVVANDPVTGQGSNNAARCAEIYLDGILSRADQPFDAAWMRQTFERYWEHARHVTRFTNMMLEPPPEHVQMILGAAQTNQVVADRFANGVNNPSDLADWYFEPEDAAAYLQRVTPSG; encoded by the coding sequence ATGCGCAAGATCCTGATCGTCGGCGCAGGCCAGTCGGGCCTGCAGTTGGCGCTGACATTGCGGCAGCACGACTACGACGTCACCGTGATGTCGGCGCGGACACCGGACGAGATCCGGGCCGCGCGGGTGATGTCGACCCAATGCATGTTCGACGACGCGCTCACCATCGAACGCAAGCACCGGATCAACCTGTGGGACGACGTGGCGCCCGCCATCACCCACCAGGGGTTCTCGCTGGCCGGACCGGACGGTGATCGAGCGCTCAACTGGGCGGGGGAGTGGCCGGGTCCTGCGCAGTCGGTCGACCAGCGGGTCAAGATGGCGCGCTGGCTGGAGCTGTTCGAGGACTGGGGCGGCAAGGTCATCATCCACGGTGTCACCACGGCCGACCTCAACACGCTCGCCGGAATGTACGACCTGACGATCGTGGCGGCGGGCAAGGGAGAACTGGTCGAGCTGTTCGACCGTGACGACTCGCGGTCGGTGCACACGCGGCCACAGCGGGCGTTGTCGGTGGCCTACCTGCACGGCGTGGGGCCGCGCCCGGAACTGCCTGGCTCGGTCTACGTGTGGATGAACATCATTCCCGGGATCGGCGAGAACATCAACATCCCCGGCTACACGCTCAGCGGCGCCTGCGACATCCTCTACATGTCCGGAATTCCTGGAGGCCCCTTCGACGCCTTCTCCGACCGGCCAGACCCCTACGAGCAGGTACGCAGGCAGCTGGAACTCTTCAAACAGTACATCCCGTGGGAGTACGAGCGGTTCAAGGACGCCGAGCTGACCGACCCGAAGGGAACCTTGACGGGCGGCTACCCGCCGGTGGTGCGCAAGCCGGTCGGTGAGCTGCCTTCCGGCAACATCGTGCTCGGCATGGCCGACGTCGTGGTGGCCAACGACCCGGTGACCGGGCAGGGCTCCAACAATGCCGCGCGCTGCGCGGAGATCTATCTCGACGGCATCCTCAGCCGTGCCGACCAACCGTTCGACGCGGCGTGGATGCGGCAGACGTTCGAGCGTTACTGGGAGCACGCCCGTCACGTCACCCGGTTCACCAACATGATGCTGGAGCCGCCGCCTGAGCACGTCCAGATGATCCTGGGCGCGGCGCAGACCAACCAGGTGGTGGCCGACCGGTTCGCCAACGGCGTCAACAACCCTTCCGATCTCGCGGACTGGTACTTCGAACCCGAGGACGCGGCAGCTTACCTCCAGCGGGTCACGCCCAGCGGCTGA
- a CDS encoding styrene monooxygenase/indole monooxygenase family protein, whose amino-acid sequence MRSVLIVGAGQSGLQLALTLREHDYDVTVMSARTPDEIRGGRVMSTQCMFRDALQHERDHGLNLWESQTVKVEGLGLSIAGPDSSRALDWFCRLDDYAQSVDQRVKMAGWLELFEQRGGKLIIHGVTTADLDSLSSMYDLVVVAAGKGELVGLFDRDDARSPYSTPQRILSVVYAHGVERRPEHPEFAAVRFSIIPGVGELFMIPAYTLSGNCDILFFEGIPGGPLDCWDDRPEPQEHLNRTLELMRRYLPWEYERSRNAELTDSKATLTGSYPPVVRKPVGELPSGNIVLGMADVVVANDPITGQGSNNASKCAAVYLDRILQRGSEPFDRQWMHGTFETYWDYAQHVTQWTNAMLQPPPPHVMDILGAAQHNEAVARRFVNGFCDPSDFQHWFMDPEKAAAYLASVGADRANSG is encoded by the coding sequence ATGCGTAGCGTCCTGATCGTCGGAGCGGGCCAGTCCGGTTTGCAGTTGGCCCTGACGTTGCGGGAGCACGACTACGACGTCACGGTGATGTCGGCACGTACGCCGGACGAGATTCGTGGTGGGCGAGTCATGTCCACGCAGTGCATGTTCCGCGACGCTCTGCAACACGAGCGCGACCACGGGCTGAACCTGTGGGAGTCGCAGACGGTCAAGGTGGAGGGACTGGGCCTGTCCATCGCGGGACCCGATTCGAGTAGGGCGCTGGACTGGTTCTGCAGGCTGGACGACTACGCGCAGTCGGTGGACCAGCGCGTGAAGATGGCGGGCTGGCTCGAGTTGTTCGAGCAGCGTGGCGGCAAGCTGATCATCCACGGGGTTACCACCGCCGATCTGGACTCGCTGTCGTCGATGTACGACCTGGTGGTGGTGGCGGCGGGCAAGGGCGAACTTGTCGGTCTGTTCGACCGCGACGACGCCCGCTCGCCCTACTCCACGCCGCAGCGGATCCTGTCCGTGGTGTACGCGCACGGGGTGGAGCGCAGGCCCGAACACCCGGAGTTCGCCGCGGTGCGTTTCAGCATCATCCCGGGTGTGGGCGAGCTGTTCATGATCCCGGCCTACACCCTCAGCGGCAACTGCGACATCCTGTTCTTCGAGGGCATCCCTGGTGGCCCGCTGGACTGCTGGGACGACCGGCCGGAACCGCAGGAGCACCTCAACCGGACCCTGGAGTTGATGCGGCGTTACCTGCCGTGGGAGTACGAGCGCAGCCGCAACGCCGAACTCACCGACTCCAAGGCCACACTCACCGGCTCCTACCCGCCGGTGGTGCGCAAGCCGGTTGGTGAGTTGCCCTCCGGCAACATCGTCCTCGGCATGGCCGACGTCGTGGTGGCCAACGACCCGATCACCGGGCAGGGTTCCAACAACGCCTCAAAGTGCGCCGCGGTGTATCTGGACCGCATCCTGCAACGTGGCAGCGAGCCCTTCGACAGGCAGTGGATGCACGGCACGTTCGAAACCTACTGGGACTACGCCCAGCACGTGACACAGTGGACGAACGCGATGCTGCAGCCACCGCCGCCCCACGTCATGGACATCCTCGGGGCGGCACAGCACAACGAGGCGGTGGCACGCCGGTTCGTCAACGGCTTCTGCGACCCCTCGGATTTCCAGCACTGGTTCATGGACCCGGAGAAGGCGGCAGCCTACCTCGCGTCCGTCGGCGCTGATCGGGCCAACAGCGGCTGA
- a CDS encoding GTP-binding protein: MDSSGYRPESGLAAPEGEDDAGLLTVSAKIVIAGGFGVGKTTFVGSVSEVPPLNTEAWMTEAGSDIDELPPNGTKSTTTVAMDFGRITLHSDLLLYLFGTPGQARFWFLWDDLSRGALGAIVLVDTRRIDQSFAAINYFENDSDLPFIVAVNKFDGQLAHDLDEVRDALALNPKVPLITCDARDPASTAQALRELVSYTLSLAELSEPGRVRANA; the protein is encoded by the coding sequence ATGGACTCAAGCGGCTACCGGCCTGAATCCGGGCTCGCAGCACCGGAGGGAGAGGACGACGCGGGCCTGCTCACGGTTTCCGCGAAGATCGTCATCGCGGGCGGTTTCGGTGTCGGCAAGACGACGTTCGTCGGATCGGTTTCCGAGGTGCCACCGCTCAACACCGAGGCGTGGATGACCGAGGCGGGCTCCGACATCGACGAGCTTCCGCCCAACGGGACGAAGTCGACCACCACGGTGGCCATGGATTTCGGACGTATCACCCTGCACTCGGACCTGCTGCTGTACCTGTTCGGCACGCCCGGCCAGGCCCGGTTCTGGTTTCTGTGGGACGACCTCTCGCGCGGGGCGCTCGGCGCGATCGTGCTCGTCGACACCAGGCGCATCGACCAGTCGTTCGCGGCCATCAACTACTTCGAGAACGACTCCGACCTGCCGTTCATCGTCGCCGTCAACAAGTTCGACGGCCAACTCGCGCACGACCTCGACGAGGTGCGCGACGCGCTGGCGCTCAACCCCAAGGTTCCGTTGATCACCTGCGACGCCCGCGACCCGGCTTCCACCGCGCAGGCGTTGCGGGAGCTCGTCTCCTACACCTTGTCGTTGGCGGAGCTGTCGGAGCCCGGGAGGGTCAGGGCGAATGCGTAG
- a CDS encoding DUF742 domain-containing protein, which yields MSDENGAGQPKKMRSKRIRPYALTGGRTKPRYDLLVETLISVPHYDPSLSDSLMPESRKLYERARTRVSIAELSVLLGIPLGVVRVLVSDLAAQGAIYIHPTAHAYQHDRNVLERILDGLKRLPA from the coding sequence ATGTCCGATGAAAACGGTGCCGGTCAGCCGAAGAAGATGCGCAGCAAGCGCATCCGTCCCTACGCACTCACCGGAGGACGCACCAAACCGCGTTACGACCTGCTGGTGGAGACGCTGATCTCCGTGCCGCACTACGACCCCAGCCTGAGCGACTCGCTGATGCCAGAGTCGCGGAAGCTGTACGAGCGGGCCCGCACACGCGTGTCGATCGCCGAGCTGTCCGTCCTGCTCGGCATCCCGCTGGGGGTAGTCCGGGTTCTGGTGAGCGACCTGGCCGCACAGGGCGCGATCTACATACACCCGACGGCGCACGCCTACCAGCACGATCGCAACGTACTCGAGAGGATCCTCGATGGACTCAAGCGGCTACCGGCCTGA
- a CDS encoding roadblock/LC7 domain-containing protein, with the protein MTADIESHNQNFSWLINDFVRKVHGVTHALIMSSDGFPLTCSDQVSSDDAEQLAAIASGLLSLARNSATLFDKGTCEQIIIRLSQGYFLFMGIGSGAGLAVLTGPDCDMKVVAYEMTQFVTNAGHALTPEIRADLRRVLTARRTQG; encoded by the coding sequence GTGACGGCCGACATCGAATCCCACAACCAGAACTTCTCGTGGCTGATCAACGACTTCGTCCGCAAGGTCCACGGCGTCACGCACGCGTTGATCATGTCGTCGGACGGGTTCCCGCTGACCTGCTCCGATCAGGTCAGCAGCGATGACGCCGAGCAACTCGCCGCCATCGCCAGCGGGTTGCTCAGTCTGGCCCGCAACAGCGCGACGTTGTTCGACAAGGGCACCTGCGAGCAGATCATCATCCGGCTGTCGCAGGGGTACTTCCTGTTCATGGGCATCGGGTCGGGAGCGGGGCTCGCGGTGCTGACCGGTCCGGACTGCGACATGAAGGTCGTCGCATACGAGATGACGCAGTTCGTCACCAACGCTGGTCATGCGCTGACCCCAGAAATACGTGCCGACCTGCGCCGCGTGCTGACAGCGCGCAGGACACAAGGCTGA
- a CDS encoding ATP-binding protein, which yields MARRARARDLLDRSRVLLDRSRVAAAQFLANPRPVTAPVPLPASERPAIEAPPPAPAGGDSEQALIDICASIALRDLNLVDSLLSQLEEMESKEEDDQRLAQLYRLDHLATRLRRNAENLRVLAGRDASDMTSDTASLVDAVRAAMSSIDQYSRITIGRVVSLGVVGFAAEDLSRLLAELLDNAANQSPPNSLVRVSAHLTEQGSVLVRIEDEGIGLPPERLRELNERLSTAPVLDDDAVRHMGLAVVRRLAARHQMRVFLERRLPHGTTATVLLPGSLVAELPEASWSGTQTVVVSQPPPNGSTPRPAGAFQPAAAPGSSVLTEPPATTASGLPQRNAMSAPPREHEPTRLPKPRPVPSDGGTTPSGLPRRVSRSLKNPSGERGEAPARVEKEPDWPDPEGHEKLLADLDAFSDGEQTARAQRRDSGEADSSSEEEQ from the coding sequence ATGGCGAGGCGGGCAAGAGCACGCGACTTGCTGGATCGCTCACGTGTGTTGCTGGACCGTTCGCGAGTGGCGGCGGCCCAGTTTTTGGCCAATCCAAGGCCGGTAACGGCGCCTGTGCCGCTGCCGGCTTCGGAACGACCTGCTATCGAGGCGCCGCCGCCCGCGCCGGCGGGAGGCGACTCCGAGCAGGCGCTCATCGACATCTGCGCGAGCATCGCTCTGCGTGACCTGAACCTCGTCGACTCGCTGCTTTCCCAGCTCGAGGAGATGGAGAGCAAGGAGGAGGACGACCAGCGGCTCGCCCAGCTCTACCGGCTGGACCACCTGGCGACCAGGCTGCGCCGCAACGCCGAGAACCTGCGGGTGCTCGCGGGACGCGATGCCAGCGACATGACCTCCGACACGGCGTCGCTCGTGGACGCCGTACGCGCCGCCATGTCGTCCATCGACCAGTACTCCCGCATCACCATCGGCCGGGTGGTCTCGCTTGGCGTCGTCGGCTTCGCCGCGGAGGACCTCAGCAGGCTGCTCGCCGAGCTGCTCGACAACGCCGCGAACCAGTCCCCGCCGAACTCGCTGGTGCGGGTCAGCGCACACCTCACCGAGCAGGGCAGCGTGCTTGTCCGGATCGAGGACGAGGGCATCGGCCTGCCTCCTGAGCGGCTGCGCGAGCTCAACGAGCGGCTGTCCACCGCCCCGGTGCTCGACGACGACGCGGTGCGGCACATGGGGCTGGCGGTGGTGCGCAGGCTCGCGGCCAGGCACCAGATGCGGGTGTTCCTCGAGCGCAGGCTTCCCCACGGCACCACGGCGACCGTGCTGCTTCCCGGCTCGTTGGTGGCCGAGTTGCCGGAGGCGAGCTGGTCGGGCACACAGACCGTGGTCGTGTCGCAGCCGCCGCCCAACGGCAGCACACCGCGTCCGGCAGGCGCCTTCCAACCGGCGGCCGCACCCGGTTCGTCGGTGCTCACGGAGCCGCCCGCCACCACCGCGAGCGGGCTGCCGCAGCGCAACGCCATGTCGGCGCCGCCGCGCGAGCACGAACCCACCCGGCTACCCAAGCCGAGGCCGGTGCCGTCGGACGGAGGGACCACACCCAGCGGCCTGCCGCGCCGGGTGTCCCGGAGTCTGAAGAACCCCTCCGGTGAGCGTGGCGAGGCCCCCGCCCGCGTGGAGAAGGAACCGGACTGGCCGGACCCGGAGGGCCACGAAAAGTTGCTCGCCGACCTCGACGCCTTCTCCGACGGTGAGCAGACCGCACGCGCGCAGCGGCGCGACAGCGGTGAAGCGGACTCGAGTTCTGAGGAAGAGCAGTGA
- a CDS encoding ATP-binding protein gives MNSQTAQVDDLRLVALQSAVNCTDLFVRFQLTEWSLLDMFDDVAAAARELVQAVVDKTAADAPGFVTVRLRLSGDCLLVEVEDDQVARAHDEAPVVRGRQTGSVPLEGRGKLVWCELPLPPGMTAERVRLPRRDQRRSQVPEHPDGEAPGPDPELVDRVLVGLQRREW, from the coding sequence GTGAACTCCCAGACCGCGCAGGTCGACGATCTTCGGCTCGTCGCGCTGCAAAGCGCCGTCAACTGCACCGATCTGTTCGTCCGCTTCCAGCTCACCGAATGGTCGCTGCTGGACATGTTCGACGACGTCGCCGCCGCCGCGAGGGAGCTGGTGCAGGCGGTGGTGGACAAGACGGCCGCCGACGCGCCCGGCTTCGTCACCGTGCGGCTTCGACTGTCCGGCGACTGCCTGCTCGTGGAGGTCGAGGACGACCAGGTCGCGCGGGCCCACGACGAGGCACCGGTCGTGCGTGGCAGGCAGACCGGCTCGGTCCCGCTGGAGGGCAGGGGCAAGCTGGTGTGGTGTGAACTCCCGTTGCCGCCGGGAATGACCGCCGAGCGGGTCCGGCTGCCCCGCCGCGACCAGCGACGGTCGCAGGTTCCCGAGCACCCCGACGGGGAGGCACCCGGGCCGGACCCGGAGCTCGTCGACCGGGTACTGGTGGGCCTGCAGCGCCGGGAGTGGTGA
- a CDS encoding methylenetetrahydrofolate reductase — protein MSLAEAFAAGRFAVTAELGPPRGADPEQVEARARLLRGRVDAVNVTDNPGATVRMSSLAAAVLVLRAGVEPVMQLTGRDRNRMAVQADLLGAGALGIPNVLLLAGDPPGAQAVPVFDLDSVQLVWTASMLRDRGRLLSGSRVDPPPHWRIGSVENPFVPPVRERAARLGKKIAAGAEFVQTQFVFDVAGFARWMAAVRALGLHERCRILAGVGYPRTPAMLHHLRTGLPGVRVPDAVADRLLGVAPRRFRQEGLRLCTEIVGRVREIEGVAGVHVMAFGDEAAVVEIVEHAGLAG, from the coding sequence GTGAGCCTCGCCGAGGCCTTCGCGGCGGGGCGGTTCGCCGTCACCGCCGAACTCGGGCCGCCGAGGGGCGCCGACCCCGAGCAGGTCGAGGCCAGGGCGCGGCTGCTGCGCGGCCGGGTCGACGCGGTGAACGTGACCGACAATCCGGGTGCCACGGTGCGGATGTCGAGCCTGGCGGCGGCTGTGTTGGTGCTGCGCGCGGGCGTGGAGCCGGTGATGCAGCTGACCGGCAGGGACCGCAACCGCATGGCGGTACAGGCCGACCTGCTGGGTGCTGGGGCGCTCGGCATCCCGAACGTGCTGTTGCTGGCCGGCGACCCACCCGGCGCGCAGGCCGTGCCGGTGTTCGATCTCGACAGCGTGCAGCTGGTGTGGACGGCCAGCATGCTGCGCGACCGCGGCCGGCTGCTGTCGGGCAGCCGCGTGGATCCCCCGCCACATTGGCGGATCGGCTCGGTGGAGAACCCGTTCGTGCCGCCGGTGCGCGAGCGCGCGGCGCGCCTCGGAAAGAAGATCGCGGCGGGCGCGGAGTTCGTGCAGACGCAGTTCGTGTTCGACGTGGCCGGGTTCGCCCGCTGGATGGCGGCGGTGCGGGCGCTGGGCCTGCACGAGCGCTGCCGGATTCTCGCCGGGGTGGGCTACCCGCGGACTCCGGCGATGCTGCACCACCTGCGCACCGGGCTGCCCGGCGTGCGCGTCCCGGACGCGGTGGCCGACCGGTTGCTGGGGGTGGCGCCGCGCCGGTTCCGGCAGGAGGGGCTACGGCTGTGCACCGAGATCGTAGGCCGGGTACGCGAGATCGAGGGCGTCGCGGGTGTGCACGTGATGGCATTCGGCGACGAGGCGGCCGTGGTCGAGATCGTCGAGCATGCGGGCCTTGCTGGGTAA